A genomic window from Agrobacterium tumefaciens includes:
- a CDS encoding Gfo/Idh/MocA family oxidoreductase — protein sequence MTTEQPIRWGIIGPGTIARTFADGIAHSRTGRLEAIATRNPDKPGLAEAFAGARIIHGYDALLADPDIDAVYIATPHTGHAEWAIKAIRAGKNVLVEKPIALSAYDADAIFHEAKKAGVFAGEAYMYRLHPQTAKLLELVKSRAVGDIRIIRSSFGFNMGAFRADHRLFANETAGGGILDVGGYPVSMVRMIAGAVEGKPFAEPEKVAGVAHLGQSGVDEWASAVLKFSNGIVAEVSCSIMAAQDNVLRIIGSEGRIEVKDFWFAAGHKGGTGRIDIIRGDKVETIELPEDRWLYSFEVDAAGEAIRQGKKEFDAPGMAWADSLGNLRVMDQWRASVGLEYSVEKATSRIGNIAGGKVVAGNSVPKRQIPGLAKPASVVALGFEFFPNFASASLTLDAFYEAGGNLFDTAYVYGAGKTEAIFGDWHTSRNVPREEIVLIGKGAHSPLCYPDMIAKQLDQSLERLKTDYVDAYFMHRDNLDVPVGEFVDAMDAEVRRGRIRGIFGGSNWTRERMDEAAAYAAKNGKQAPAALSNNFSLAEMLDPIWAGCVAASDDEWKEWLQSRQIPNFAWSSQGRGFFTDRAGREKHDDEEIVRVWYSDRNFVRRDRAIELAQKLGRHPIHIALAYVIAQPFPVIPLIGPRTIAELEDSLSALDIRLTAEQVKWLEA from the coding sequence ATGACGACCGAACAACCGATCCGCTGGGGCATCATCGGCCCGGGCACCATTGCCAGAACTTTTGCCGATGGTATCGCCCATTCCCGCACCGGCAGGTTAGAGGCCATCGCCACCCGCAATCCGGACAAGCCCGGCCTTGCCGAGGCCTTCGCCGGTGCGCGCATCATCCATGGGTACGATGCGCTGCTTGCCGATCCCGATATCGACGCCGTCTATATCGCCACACCCCATACCGGCCATGCCGAATGGGCGATCAAGGCAATCCGGGCGGGTAAAAACGTGCTGGTGGAAAAGCCCATCGCGCTTTCCGCCTATGATGCCGACGCCATTTTCCACGAGGCGAAAAAGGCCGGCGTCTTCGCGGGCGAAGCCTATATGTACCGCCTGCACCCGCAGACGGCGAAACTGCTGGAACTGGTCAAGAGTCGTGCGGTGGGCGATATCCGCATCATCCGCTCCAGCTTCGGTTTCAACATGGGCGCGTTCCGGGCCGACCACCGGCTTTTCGCCAATGAAACCGCGGGCGGCGGCATTCTCGATGTCGGCGGTTATCCGGTTTCCATGGTGCGGATGATTGCCGGTGCCGTGGAGGGCAAACCTTTTGCCGAGCCGGAAAAGGTGGCGGGCGTCGCCCATCTCGGCCAGTCGGGCGTCGATGAATGGGCCTCGGCGGTGCTGAAATTCTCAAACGGCATCGTCGCCGAAGTCTCATGCTCGATCATGGCGGCGCAGGACAATGTGCTGCGCATCATCGGCTCGGAAGGGCGCATAGAAGTCAAGGACTTCTGGTTCGCCGCCGGCCACAAGGGCGGCACCGGGCGGATCGATATCATCAGGGGCGACAAGGTGGAAACCATCGAGCTGCCGGAGGATCGCTGGCTTTATTCCTTCGAGGTCGACGCGGCCGGTGAGGCAATCCGCCAGGGTAAAAAGGAATTCGATGCACCCGGCATGGCCTGGGCCGATAGTCTCGGCAACTTGCGTGTCATGGACCAGTGGCGGGCTTCCGTCGGACTGGAATACAGCGTCGAAAAGGCGACATCGCGCATCGGAAATATCGCCGGTGGCAAGGTCGTTGCCGGAAATTCGGTTCCGAAGCGACAGATACCGGGCCTTGCCAAGCCGGCATCCGTGGTCGCGCTCGGTTTCGAATTCTTCCCCAATTTCGCCTCCGCATCCCTGACGCTGGATGCCTTTTACGAGGCGGGCGGCAATCTCTTCGATACGGCTTATGTTTATGGTGCAGGAAAGACCGAGGCGATTTTCGGTGACTGGCACACCAGCCGCAACGTGCCGCGCGAAGAGATCGTGCTGATCGGCAAGGGCGCACATTCGCCGCTCTGCTATCCTGACATGATCGCAAAGCAGCTCGATCAGTCGCTTGAGCGGCTGAAGACGGATTATGTCGATGCCTATTTCATGCATCGCGATAATCTTGACGTGCCGGTTGGCGAATTTGTCGATGCCATGGATGCCGAGGTCCGGCGCGGGCGCATTCGCGGCATTTTCGGCGGTTCCAACTGGACGCGCGAGCGCATGGATGAGGCGGCCGCCTATGCTGCGAAGAACGGCAAGCAGGCTCCGGCCGCGCTTTCCAACAATTTCTCGCTGGCGGAAATGCTCGATCCCATCTGGGCGGGCTGCGTCGCGGCATCGGACGACGAGTGGAAGGAATGGCTGCAATCACGCCAGATTCCCAATTTCGCCTGGTCCAGTCAGGGACGTGGATTTTTCACGGACAGGGCAGGGCGCGAAAAGCATGACGATGAGGAAATCGTCCGTGTCTGGTATTCCGACCGCAATTTCGTCCGCCGCGACCGGGCAATCGAGCTTGCGCAGAAACTCGGCCGCCACCCGATCCATATCGCGCTCGCTTATGTCATCGCCCAGCCTTTCCCGGTCATTCCGCTGATCGGGCCGCGCACGATTGCGGAGCTGGAGGACAGTCTTTCGGCGCTGGATATCAGGCTGACGGCCGAGCAGGTGAAGTGGCTGGAGGCGTGA
- a CDS encoding NAD(P)-dependent oxidoreductase: MKRLLVTGAAGQLGRVMRKRLAPMAEILRLADLAPLDPAGPNEECVQCDLADAGAVDAMVADCDGIVHLGGISVERPFEQILQGNIIGLYNLYEAARAHGQPRIVFASSNHTIGYYSQTERLGPDVPFRPDGLYGVSKCFGESLARMYFEKFGQETALVRIGSCTAEPQNHRMLSTWFSQDDFVSLIDAVFRAPVLGCPVVWGASANDAGWWDNSHLGWLGWKPKDNAETFRQHIAETMPQPDPNDAVARFQGGVFIDNPIFKAN; this comes from the coding sequence ATGAAACGGCTTCTTGTTACCGGTGCGGCAGGCCAGCTCGGCCGCGTCATGCGCAAGCGCCTCGCACCGATGGCCGAGATATTGCGCCTTGCCGATCTCGCGCCGCTCGATCCGGCCGGGCCGAACGAAGAATGCGTGCAATGCGATCTCGCCGACGCCGGGGCCGTCGATGCGATGGTGGCCGATTGTGACGGCATCGTCCATCTTGGCGGCATATCGGTGGAGCGGCCTTTCGAGCAGATCCTTCAGGGCAATATCATCGGGCTCTATAATCTCTATGAAGCCGCCCGCGCCCACGGCCAGCCGCGCATCGTCTTCGCCAGTTCCAACCACACGATCGGTTATTATTCCCAGACCGAGCGGCTCGGCCCGGACGTTCCTTTCCGGCCGGACGGTCTTTACGGCGTGTCCAAATGTTTCGGTGAAAGCCTCGCCCGTATGTATTTCGAAAAATTCGGCCAGGAGACGGCGCTGGTCCGCATCGGCTCCTGCACGGCGGAACCGCAAAACCACCGCATGTTGTCGACCTGGTTTTCGCAGGATGACTTCGTATCGCTGATCGATGCGGTTTTCCGCGCGCCCGTGCTCGGCTGCCCGGTCGTCTGGGGTGCATCGGCCAATGATGCGGGCTGGTGGGACAATTCGCACCTCGGATGGCTTGGCTGGAAACCGAAGGACAATGCCGAGACCTTCCGGCAGCACATTGCCGAGACAATGCCGCAACCGGACCCGAACGATGCGGTGGCACGGTTTCAGGGCGGCGTTTTCATCGACAACCCGATCTTCAAGGCGAACTGA
- the ugpC gene encoding sn-glycerol-3-phosphate ABC transporter ATP-binding protein UgpC, whose amino-acid sequence MAELSLNNVVKRYGALEVIHGANLEVKDGEFVVFVGPSGCGKSTLLRMIAGLEDISGGDIVIGGKTVSDADPADRGIAMVFQSYALYPHMTVAENLSFGLRMNGNPKADTQKRVNRAAEILQINELMERRPKQLSGGQRQRVAIGRAIVREPQVFLFDEPLSNLDAELRVQMRVEISRLHKQLGTTMIYVTHDQTEAMTLADKIVVLRAGNIEQVGAPLDLYDDPANRFVAGFVGSPKMNFLEATIVGSSAEGVTLSLDSDPAVRLSLPVTAGLNEGARVSLGIRPEHFADAGAGDADLTVHVDVAEHLGNTSYVYARTEGGEQLIIERPESRDVGNRDRLTVGLSARRAFLFDSRGDRLR is encoded by the coding sequence ATGGCGGAACTTTCGCTCAACAACGTGGTCAAGCGTTACGGCGCGCTGGAAGTGATCCATGGCGCAAATCTCGAGGTGAAAGACGGGGAATTCGTCGTTTTCGTCGGCCCCTCCGGCTGCGGCAAGTCCACGCTTCTCAGAATGATCGCCGGGCTGGAAGATATTTCCGGCGGCGATATCGTGATCGGCGGCAAGACGGTCAGCGATGCCGATCCGGCCGATCGCGGCATCGCCATGGTGTTCCAGTCCTATGCGCTTTATCCGCATATGACGGTGGCGGAAAACCTCTCCTTCGGCCTTAGAATGAACGGCAACCCGAAGGCCGATACGCAAAAGCGGGTCAACCGCGCCGCCGAAATCCTGCAGATCAACGAGTTGATGGAGCGCCGGCCGAAACAGCTTTCCGGCGGCCAGCGCCAGCGTGTGGCCATCGGCCGCGCCATCGTGCGCGAACCGCAGGTGTTCCTGTTCGACGAGCCGCTATCGAACCTCGATGCGGAATTGCGGGTGCAGATGCGCGTGGAAATCTCGCGCCTGCACAAGCAGCTCGGTACCACGATGATCTATGTGACGCATGACCAGACCGAGGCGATGACGCTGGCCGACAAGATCGTTGTGTTGCGGGCGGGCAATATCGAACAGGTCGGCGCGCCGCTCGATCTTTACGACGACCCCGCCAATCGCTTCGTTGCCGGTTTCGTCGGTTCGCCGAAGATGAATTTTCTGGAAGCCACCATCGTCGGCAGCAGCGCGGAGGGCGTTACGCTCTCGCTCGACAGCGACCCTGCGGTGCGGCTGAGCCTGCCGGTCACGGCCGGTTTGAACGAGGGAGCACGGGTCTCGCTCGGCATCCGGCCCGAACATTTTGCCGATGCGGGCGCGGGCGATGCCGATCTCACCGTTCATGTCGATGTCGCCGAACATCTCGGCAATACCAGCTACGTCTATGCCCGAACCGAAGGCGGCGAGCAGCTTATCATCGAGCGGCCGGAATCGCGCGATGTCGGCAATCGCGACCGGCTGACGGTCGGCCTTTCCGCCCGCAGGGCTTTCCTTTTCGACAGCAGGGGCGACCGCCTGCGCTGA
- the kduD gene encoding 2-dehydro-3-deoxy-D-gluconate 5-dehydrogenase KduD, whose amino-acid sequence MKNPFSLQGRKALVTGANTGLGQAIAIGLAAAGAEVVCAARRAPDETLELIAKNGGKASALTIDFADPLAAKDSFANAGLDILVNNAGIIRRADSVEFSELDWDEVMDVNLKALFFTTQAFAKELLAKGRSGKVVNIASLLSFQGGIRVPSYTAAKHGVAGLTKLLANEWAAKGINVNAIAPGYIETNNTEALRADVARNKAILERIPAGRWGHSEDIAGAAVFLASPAADYVHGAILNVDGGWLAR is encoded by the coding sequence ATGAAAAATCCCTTTTCGCTTCAAGGGCGTAAGGCATTGGTGACGGGCGCAAATACGGGGCTCGGCCAGGCAATCGCCATCGGCCTTGCCGCCGCCGGTGCGGAAGTGGTCTGCGCTGCGCGCCGTGCGCCCGACGAAACGCTGGAACTGATTGCGAAGAATGGCGGCAAGGCCAGCGCGCTCACGATCGACTTTGCCGATCCCTTGGCGGCGAAGGACAGCTTTGCCAATGCCGGTCTGGATATTCTCGTCAACAATGCCGGCATTATCCGCCGTGCCGATTCCGTCGAGTTTTCCGAACTCGACTGGGACGAGGTGATGGACGTCAATCTCAAGGCGCTGTTTTTCACCACGCAGGCTTTCGCGAAAGAGCTGCTGGCGAAAGGTCGCTCCGGCAAGGTGGTCAATATCGCCTCGCTCCTGTCGTTTCAGGGTGGCATCCGCGTGCCCTCCTACACGGCGGCGAAACATGGCGTGGCCGGTCTCACCAAGCTTCTGGCGAATGAATGGGCCGCAAAGGGCATCAACGTGAATGCCATCGCGCCGGGTTACATCGAAACCAACAATACCGAGGCGCTGCGCGCGGATGTGGCCCGCAACAAGGCCATTCTCGAGCGTATCCCGGCTGGCCGATGGGGGCATTCCGAAGATATTGCCGGGGCGGCGGTTTTCCTCGCATCGCCGGCGGCGGATTATGTGCATGGCGCCATTTTGAATGTGGATGGCGGCTGGCTGGCGCGCTGA
- the kduI gene encoding 5-dehydro-4-deoxy-D-glucuronate isomerase produces MLTVETRQAVNPEFAKTLDTEGLRKHFLASDMFRSGEIRLIYTHYDRFVMGGAVPNGAPLTLDKVEETKTPSFLDRREMGIVNIGETGTVSAGGQSYTLNRGDVLYLGAGSGAVTFDGAGRFYITSCPAHRSLPAKLVSLADSKEVKLGATETSNKRTINQFIHPLVMESCQLVLGYTTLEDGSVWNTIPSHIHDRRMEAYLYFGMDEKSRVLHLMGEPQETRHLFISNEEGAVSPPWSIHSGAGIGSYTFIWAMAGDNVDYTDMDFIQPGGLK; encoded by the coding sequence ATGCTGACCGTCGAAACAAGGCAGGCCGTCAACCCGGAATTTGCTAAAACGCTCGATACCGAAGGGCTTCGCAAGCATTTCCTCGCCAGCGACATGTTCCGTTCCGGTGAAATCAGACTGATCTATACCCATTACGACCGTTTCGTCATGGGCGGCGCGGTGCCGAACGGCGCGCCGCTGACGCTGGACAAGGTAGAAGAAACGAAGACGCCGTCTTTTCTTGACCGGCGCGAGATGGGCATCGTCAATATCGGCGAGACCGGCACCGTCAGCGCCGGCGGGCAGAGCTACACGCTCAATCGTGGCGACGTGCTTTATCTCGGCGCGGGCAGCGGTGCCGTTACTTTCGACGGGGCAGGTCGATTCTACATCACGTCGTGCCCGGCCCATCGCAGCCTGCCGGCAAAGCTCGTCAGCCTTGCCGACAGCAAGGAGGTCAAGCTCGGCGCAACGGAGACTTCCAACAAGCGCACCATCAACCAGTTCATCCATCCGCTTGTCATGGAAAGCTGCCAGCTGGTGCTGGGTTATACGACGCTGGAGGATGGCTCCGTCTGGAATACCATCCCTTCCCATATTCATGATCGCCGCATGGAGGCCTATCTCTATTTCGGCATGGATGAGAAATCCCGTGTTCTGCACCTGATGGGTGAGCCGCAGGAAACCCGGCATCTGTTCATCTCGAATGAAGAGGGTGCGGTTTCGCCGCCGTGGTCGATCCATTCCGGCGCCGGCATCGGCTCCTACACCTTCATCTGGGCGATGGCGGGAGACAATGTCGACTATACCGACATGGACTTCATCCAGCCGGGGGGTCTGAAATGA
- a CDS encoding FadR family transcriptional regulator has protein sequence MIKATTSEPAAPQARTLVVKVSEELRGQIAKGRYKTGERLPSEAQLTQEFGVSRTVVREAIASLRSDGLVEPRQGAGVFVLEPAPVERRPFHNVDLARVSSLIEMLELRTAVEGDAAGLAAVRRSPAQEEKIIEAFDAFRASAARGVPTAEADFAFHLAVAEATNNPRFSEFLQVLGPTLIPRRAVAENGTETVLSPADLNRLVGEHEAILIAIQDGDEEAARNAMRHHLKSSQTRYRAMLRAPR, from the coding sequence ATGATAAAAGCAACGACCTCCGAACCGGCAGCTCCGCAAGCAAGGACGCTTGTGGTCAAGGTTTCGGAGGAACTGCGCGGCCAGATCGCCAAGGGCCGTTACAAGACGGGCGAGCGCCTGCCTTCCGAAGCGCAGCTGACCCAGGAATTCGGCGTCAGCCGTACCGTGGTGCGTGAGGCGATCGCCTCGCTGCGCTCCGACGGTCTGGTCGAACCGCGCCAGGGTGCCGGTGTCTTCGTGCTGGAGCCTGCACCTGTCGAGCGGCGGCCCTTCCATAATGTCGATCTTGCCCGGGTCTCGTCACTGATCGAAATGCTGGAATTGCGCACCGCCGTCGAGGGGGATGCCGCCGGTCTTGCAGCCGTTCGCCGCTCCCCGGCACAGGAGGAAAAGATCATCGAAGCTTTCGATGCCTTTCGCGCCAGTGCCGCCAGGGGAGTGCCGACGGCGGAGGCCGATTTCGCCTTCCACCTCGCTGTGGCCGAGGCGACCAACAATCCGCGCTTCAGCGAGTTTCTGCAGGTGCTTGGCCCCACCCTCATTCCGCGCCGCGCCGTTGCTGAGAACGGCACGGAAACCGTGCTTTCGCCCGCCGATCTCAACCGGCTTGTCGGCGAGCATGAAGCAATCCTGATTGCGATACAGGATGGTGACGAAGAGGCGGCCAGAAACGCCATGCGCCATCACCTGAAAAGCAGCCAGACGCGGTATCGCGCCATGCTGCGCGCACCACGCTGA
- a CDS encoding aminopeptidase P family protein, with amino-acid sequence MSDIDRSRAQQLMREAGIDALVLFQPEGFRYAVGAHAGVATMWGRAGSAIALVPADAGARLTAVVSDHAALLVRKAAPEIDLRCHRIWIDMVDLSGVETITQVDDAYRRNNSGGPRPETFDRTACFGLLADLLRERGLSAARIGADLEFMPAADFLALRQALPDVDWVDGSAVLRRLRAVKSEREIELLRSAAAAAEAGLVAMAAAVRPGAALGGLSAAWKAGAQAHAAKSGFSLSGHWDYISVGPALSDMAAVVTPGALIKADVGTLVDGYSSDGARSFSWGPVSPLAADVFSALEAAFACGLEAIRPGNTFGAVHAAMLASMRRQGFSEYYRGHFGHSVGGGVGIEEWPFFSHDNPEIILPGMVVALEAPFYGEGLGALMIEDQFLVTSAGTECMNSLPRTLRDLSLD; translated from the coding sequence ATGAGCGATATCGACCGAAGCCGTGCCCAGCAGCTGATGCGGGAAGCGGGCATCGACGCGCTGGTGCTTTTCCAGCCCGAAGGCTTCCGTTATGCGGTCGGCGCCCATGCCGGTGTCGCGACCATGTGGGGCAGGGCCGGTTCGGCAATTGCGCTGGTGCCGGCCGATGCCGGGGCGCGGCTTACCGCTGTCGTCAGCGATCATGCCGCCCTGCTTGTGAGAAAGGCCGCGCCGGAGATCGATCTGCGCTGCCATCGCATCTGGATCGATATGGTCGATCTGTCGGGCGTCGAAACCATCACGCAGGTGGACGATGCCTATCGCCGCAACAATTCCGGTGGTCCGAGGCCGGAGACGTTCGATCGTACTGCCTGTTTCGGCCTGCTGGCTGACCTGCTGCGGGAGCGTGGGCTGTCGGCGGCGCGCATTGGCGCAGACCTCGAATTCATGCCCGCCGCCGATTTTCTGGCGCTGCGTCAGGCGCTGCCCGATGTCGACTGGGTTGACGGATCGGCCGTGCTACGCCGTCTGCGCGCCGTGAAATCCGAGCGTGAGATCGAGCTTCTACGAAGCGCGGCAGCGGCGGCGGAGGCCGGGCTGGTCGCGATGGCCGCTGCCGTCAGGCCAGGTGCGGCGCTCGGCGGGCTTTCCGCCGCCTGGAAGGCCGGCGCACAGGCCCATGCCGCGAAATCCGGGTTTTCGCTGAGCGGCCATTGGGATTACATATCCGTCGGACCCGCTTTGTCGGATATGGCGGCGGTTGTCACGCCGGGTGCGCTCATCAAGGCCGATGTCGGCACGCTGGTCGACGGTTATTCATCGGATGGCGCGCGGAGTTTCTCGTGGGGGCCGGTCTCGCCGCTGGCCGCCGATGTTTTCAGCGCACTTGAAGCGGCCTTTGCCTGTGGGCTGGAAGCGATTCGTCCCGGCAATACATTCGGTGCTGTGCACGCCGCCATGCTGGCCTCGATGCGCAGGCAAGGTTTCAGCGAATATTATCGCGGCCATTTCGGCCATTCCGTCGGCGGTGGCGTGGGTATCGAGGAATGGCCGTTCTTTTCCCATGACAATCCGGAAATCATTCTTCCCGGCATGGTCGTGGCGCTTGAAGCTCCGTTTTATGGCGAAGGGCTGGGGGCGCTGATGATCGAGGACCAGTTCCTCGTCACCTCGGCAGGGACAGAGTGCATGAACAGCTTGCCACGCACCCTGCGGGATTTGTCTCTAGACTGA
- the kdgD gene encoding 5-dehydro-4-deoxyglucarate dehydratase, with the protein MNPEQIKAALGSGLLSFPVTHFDSEGRFAADSYRAHVEWLAGYKAPVLFAAGGTGEFFSLKPDEIPTIVSAAKEVAGETAIVSGCGYGTEVAVDIARSVEKVGADGILLLPHYLIDAPQEGLYAHIKKVCQSVGIGVMVYNRDNSVLQADTLARLCDECPNLVGFKDGTGDIGLVRQITAKMGDRLMYLGGMPTAELFAEAYLGAGFTTYSSAVFNFVPGLANEFYAALRAGERATCERILVDFFYPFMAIRNRAKGYAVSAIKAGVRLQGFDAGPVRAPLKDLTNEEIGMLDALIGTHKRKV; encoded by the coding sequence ATGAACCCTGAACAAATCAAGGCGGCGCTCGGCTCCGGCCTGCTCTCCTTCCCGGTCACCCATTTTGATTCCGAGGGCCGTTTTGCGGCCGATAGCTACAGGGCGCATGTCGAATGGCTCGCCGGATACAAGGCGCCGGTGCTGTTTGCCGCTGGCGGCACGGGCGAGTTCTTCTCGCTGAAGCCGGATGAAATCCCCACCATCGTTTCCGCTGCCAAGGAAGTGGCCGGTGAAACGGCAATCGTTTCCGGCTGCGGCTACGGCACCGAGGTTGCGGTCGATATCGCCCGTTCCGTCGAAAAGGTCGGTGCTGACGGCATCCTGCTTCTGCCGCATTACCTCATCGATGCGCCGCAGGAAGGCCTCTACGCGCATATCAAAAAGGTCTGCCAGTCGGTCGGTATCGGCGTCATGGTTTATAACCGCGACAATTCGGTGCTCCAGGCGGATACGCTGGCGCGTCTTTGCGATGAATGCCCGAACCTTGTCGGCTTCAAGGATGGCACCGGCGATATCGGTCTCGTTCGCCAGATCACCGCCAAGATGGGTGACCGCCTGATGTATCTCGGCGGCATGCCGACGGCGGAACTGTTTGCCGAAGCCTATCTCGGCGCCGGCTTCACCACCTATTCCTCTGCCGTCTTCAACTTCGTGCCGGGTCTTGCCAACGAATTCTACGCGGCGCTGCGTGCCGGCGAGCGCGCCACCTGCGAACGTATTCTCGTTGACTTCTTCTATCCGTTCATGGCGATCCGCAACCGCGCCAAGGGTTACGCCGTCTCCGCCATCAAGGCGGGTGTTCGCCTGCAGGGCTTTGATGCCGGCCCGGTGCGTGCGCCGTTGAAGGATTTGACCAATGAGGAAATCGGCATGCTCGATGCCCTGATCGGCACGCATAAGCGTAAGGTCTGA
- a CDS encoding mandelate racemase/muconate lactonizing enzyme family protein — protein sequence MKITAVRTHLLEHRLDTPFESASMRFDRRAHILVEIECDDGTVGWGECLGPARPNAAVVQAYSGWLIGQDPRQTEKIWAVLYNALRDQGQRGLSLTALSGIDIALWDIKGKHYGASVSMLLGGRWRESVRAYATGSFKRDGVDRVSDNAAEMAERRADGFHACKIKIGFGIEEDLRVIAAVREAIGPDMRLMIDANHGYTVTEAITLGNRAADYGIDWFEEPVVPEQLDAYARVRAGQPIPVAGGETWHGRYGMWQALSAGAVDILQPDLCGCGGFSETQKIATLATLHGVRIVPHVWGTGVQIAAALQFMAAMTPDPVRVNPIEPIMEFDRTPNPFRQAVLKQPIEAVNGVVAIPNGPGLGIEINRDALTEFRMPDA from the coding sequence ATGAAGATAACAGCGGTGCGCACGCATCTGCTCGAACATCGGCTGGACACGCCGTTTGAAAGCGCCTCCATGCGCTTTGACCGGCGTGCCCATATTCTGGTGGAAATCGAATGCGATGACGGAACCGTCGGCTGGGGCGAATGCCTCGGTCCGGCCAGACCGAACGCCGCCGTGGTTCAGGCCTATTCCGGCTGGCTCATCGGCCAGGACCCGCGCCAGACCGAAAAGATCTGGGCCGTGCTTTATAACGCCCTGCGTGATCAGGGTCAGCGCGGCCTCAGCCTCACCGCTTTGTCCGGCATCGATATCGCGCTCTGGGATATCAAGGGCAAGCATTACGGCGCTTCCGTTTCGATGTTGCTGGGCGGACGTTGGCGCGAAAGCGTCCGCGCCTATGCCACCGGCAGCTTCAAGCGCGACGGTGTAGACCGTGTCTCCGACAATGCCGCTGAGATGGCGGAACGTCGGGCAGACGGTTTCCACGCCTGCAAGATCAAGATCGGTTTCGGCATTGAGGAGGATCTTCGCGTCATCGCCGCCGTGCGTGAGGCGATCGGGCCGGATATGCGGCTGATGATCGATGCCAATCATGGTTATACCGTCACGGAAGCCATCACGCTTGGCAACCGTGCGGCTGACTATGGTATCGACTGGTTCGAGGAGCCGGTGGTTCCCGAACAGCTTGATGCCTATGCCCGCGTTCGGGCAGGACAGCCTATTCCGGTTGCGGGCGGCGAGACCTGGCATGGGCGTTATGGCATGTGGCAGGCGCTTTCCGCCGGTGCGGTGGATATTCTCCAGCCCGACCTCTGCGGCTGCGGCGGTTTTTCCGAAACGCAGAAGATTGCCACGCTCGCAACACTCCACGGCGTGCGCATTGTACCGCATGTCTGGGGCACCGGTGTGCAGATTGCCGCCGCCCTGCAATTCATGGCGGCGATGACGCCCGATCCGGTGCGGGTCAACCCCATCGAGCCGATCATGGAATTCGACCGCACGCCCAATCCCTTCCGCCAGGCCGTGCTGAAACAGCCGATCGAGGCGGTGAACGGCGTTGTCGCCATTCCCAATGGCCCAGGCCTCGGCATCGAGATCAATCGCGATGCGCTTACCGAATTCAGGATGCCTGACGCATGA
- a CDS encoding cupin domain-containing protein, translated as MQQLPTFPTVSPDDGVERTVLSEAPELMVVSFRFKTGAEGKLHSHPHVQSTYVASGSFRFYRDGEAYDLQKGDSLVVPGHIEHGCLCLEEGELIDCFTPRRDDFL; from the coding sequence ATGCAGCAGCTTCCGACATTCCCGACCGTTTCACCCGACGATGGCGTTGAACGCACCGTGCTGTCCGAAGCGCCCGAACTGATGGTTGTTTCGTTCCGCTTCAAGACCGGTGCGGAAGGCAAGCTGCACAGCCACCCGCATGTGCAATCCACCTATGTCGCCAGCGGCAGCTTCCGCTTTTACCGCGACGGAGAGGCCTACGACCTGCAGAAAGGCGACAGTCTCGTCGTTCCCGGCCATATCGAGCACGGCTGCCTGTGTCTGGAAGAGGGGGAGCTGATCGACTGCTTCACCCCGCGCCGCGACGATTTCCTCTGA